In a single window of the Acidobacteriota bacterium genome:
- a CDS encoding LptF/LptG family permease, translating into MRPYPGRVSRYVLMELWTPTLLALMVYLFLLLTNHFFQVAEQALRLDFGFLVALKMVALGIPKVLALCIPMATLLGGLIAVGRLSSDHEYIALQGAGRGPGALMFPLAIFGLLASLAGAYVLAELYPASSFKVRELQRMTLRSSNLASNLTPRVFFTRIPNFVLFVDEIKTDGEGRLQDVLVISTEPNTQRHQLLLARGGDVYPSPDGSGGLILDLFDGVGQLYDDRQPESIRRIRAFASLREKIEPSVVQKIYEQPTEKAIANYDTRELWSGAREASERWREVRAKFGDIAPAPPSLPYLEAGKRFRDFNVEFHSRLALPFASFFFALLAVPLGVRRIRSGKGAGFAMSLMVILIYWTIYTSLRNAALRGQIDPSLIWIANGVILIWCSWGLWRLRWPGGQNVGLLRRLARKFRAFLQRRAEARRTEAAKSIVGRAETELVELTNLGGTSSRFVRRTDQYVAVQYLKVLGLTLASAYLIFGLVEFKTLAEGLMRRNLSFAPMIEYFPLFLAGRLSLVLPIGSLCAAVVTFTLLARTGELTAMKSVGISMRRATMPVLGLTLLSCLASFLVQDYISPQANRRAGAIKAEISGRQQKIGQLRAHGSWAFGSEGKRLYHYRVYDARAEEFQGLRVFGLDRKTLTIREHRFAESARWNGEQWEIEGGWLRVFDEHGGERFTAHEPGLRVTLDPPDNFESGALSAIPSLEMSEQMSRQELKAESTALDASGYDTTQLRMAYHVKLSLALTPFVMVVLALPFAFRVGRRGSLYGIGVAFILVLVYWAVFAVFRSLGSTGVLEPVLAAWAPNVLFSLTGLWMLLYVPS; encoded by the coding sequence ATGCGCCCCTATCCCGGCCGAGTTAGTCGCTACGTCTTGATGGAGCTCTGGACCCCGACGCTCCTGGCGCTGATGGTTTATCTGTTCCTGCTGCTGACCAATCATTTCTTCCAGGTTGCCGAGCAGGCCCTCCGGTTGGACTTCGGTTTCCTGGTGGCCCTCAAGATGGTCGCGCTGGGGATCCCCAAGGTCCTGGCGCTCTGTATCCCGATGGCGACGCTTCTAGGCGGCTTGATCGCCGTCGGTCGGCTCTCCAGCGATCACGAGTACATCGCCCTCCAGGGCGCCGGTCGCGGCCCGGGGGCGCTCATGTTTCCGCTGGCGATCTTCGGGTTGCTGGCCAGCCTCGCAGGTGCCTACGTCCTGGCCGAGCTCTATCCGGCCTCCAGCTTCAAGGTCCGAGAGCTGCAACGGATGACCCTGCGGAGCTCCAACCTGGCGTCCAATCTCACGCCGAGGGTCTTCTTCACCCGGATCCCCAATTTCGTCCTGTTCGTGGATGAGATCAAGACCGACGGGGAAGGTCGGCTGCAGGACGTGTTGGTGATCTCCACCGAGCCCAATACCCAAAGACACCAACTGCTCCTCGCCCGTGGGGGCGATGTCTACCCCTCACCTGACGGCAGCGGCGGACTGATCCTCGATCTGTTCGACGGCGTGGGGCAGCTCTATGACGACCGGCAGCCCGAGTCGATCCGGCGGATCCGGGCCTTCGCGTCCCTTCGGGAGAAGATCGAACCCTCCGTGGTGCAGAAGATCTACGAACAGCCCACCGAGAAGGCCATCGCCAACTACGACACGAGAGAGCTGTGGAGCGGCGCCCGGGAGGCCTCCGAGCGCTGGCGGGAGGTGAGAGCCAAGTTCGGTGACATCGCGCCGGCTCCCCCGTCACTCCCCTACCTGGAAGCGGGAAAACGGTTCCGGGACTTCAACGTCGAGTTTCATAGTCGGCTGGCCCTCCCCTTCGCCTCGTTCTTCTTCGCGCTGTTGGCCGTCCCCCTCGGGGTCCGTCGTATCCGATCCGGGAAAGGTGCCGGGTTTGCCATGAGCCTGATGGTGATCCTCATCTACTGGACGATCTACACATCGTTACGGAATGCGGCCCTGCGGGGTCAGATCGATCCCTCCCTGATCTGGATCGCCAACGGCGTGATCCTGATCTGGTGTAGCTGGGGTCTCTGGCGCCTACGCTGGCCCGGGGGGCAGAACGTCGGTCTGTTGCGACGGCTCGCACGGAAGTTCCGCGCCTTCCTGCAGCGTCGGGCCGAAGCCCGTCGGACCGAGGCCGCCAAGTCGATCGTCGGACGTGCCGAGACCGAGCTCGTCGAGTTGACCAACCTGGGTGGGACCTCCAGTCGCTTCGTCCGGCGGACCGATCAGTATGTCGCCGTCCAGTACCTGAAGGTCCTGGGCCTCACCCTGGCGTCGGCCTATTTGATCTTCGGACTGGTGGAGTTCAAGACTCTGGCGGAAGGATTGATGCGGAGAAACCTCTCCTTCGCACCGATGATCGAGTACTTCCCGCTGTTTCTCGCCGGCCGGCTCTCGCTGGTCCTCCCCATCGGCAGTCTCTGCGCCGCCGTCGTCACCTTCACGCTCCTCGCCCGCACCGGCGAGTTGACGGCCATGAAGTCGGTGGGGATCAGCATGCGTCGGGCGACGATGCCGGTCCTTGGGCTGACGTTGCTTTCCTGCCTGGCTTCGTTCCTGGTTCAGGACTACATCAGTCCTCAGGCCAACCGTCGCGCCGGCGCCATCAAGGCCGAGATCAGCGGGCGTCAACAGAAGATCGGACAGCTGCGAGCCCATGGCAGCTGGGCCTTCGGCTCCGAGGGAAAACGGCTCTACCACTACCGGGTCTATGACGCTCGGGCCGAGGAGTTCCAGGGCCTGCGGGTGTTCGGCCTCGATCGAAAGACCCTGACGATCCGCGAGCATCGCTTCGCCGAGAGCGCCCGCTGGAACGGCGAGCAGTGGGAGATCGAGGGCGGTTGGCTGAGGGTCTTCGACGAGCATGGAGGCGAGCGCTTCACCGCACACGAACCGGGACTACGGGTCACGCTGGACCCTCCCGATAACTTCGAGTCCGGCGCGCTCTCGGCGATCCCATCACTGGAGATGAGCGAGCAGATGAGCCGGCAGGAACTGAAGGCCGAGTCCACGGCGCTGGACGCGTCGGGCTATGACACCACGCAGCTAAGGATGGCCTACCACGTCAAACTCTCGTTGGCCCTCACACCGTTCGTGATGGTCGTGCTTGCACTCCCCTTCGCGTTTCGCGTGGGCAGACGCGGGTCGCTCTACGGGATCGGCGTCGCGTTCATCCTGGTGCTGGTCTACTGGGCGGTCTTCGCGGTCTTTCGATCCCTGGGTAGCACGGGGGTTCTTGAGCCGGTGCTGGCCGCGTGGGCACCCAACGTTCTCTTCAGCCTGACCGGCCTGTGGATGTTGCTCTACGTTCCCAGCTGA
- a CDS encoding ParA family protein — MACMTIIVANQKGGVGKTTTSINLAAAMAQKGKKTLIVDLDPQGNATISFIDPHKMEQTVYDLLVDPAVTVENIVQVSEYDALDVLGSNISLAKAEAKLVGEFDSHFRLKDKLASVRDLYDYIVIDTPPTLGILTVNAMVAGTHLLVPIQSSYYALEGTDDLLDTFEKIRARPNPELKFLGVVITLHDKRTNLAKDVRSQIQDVFGEKVFATTISKSVRLEESPAYKQSIFSFAPQSSGAVEYYSLSEEVIKRV; from the coding sequence ATGGCCTGCATGACGATCATCGTCGCTAACCAGAAAGGCGGCGTCGGCAAGACCACGACGTCCATCAACCTCGCCGCGGCGATGGCCCAAAAGGGAAAGAAGACGCTGATCGTCGATCTGGATCCTCAGGGCAATGCGACGATCTCCTTCATCGATCCTCACAAGATGGAGCAGACGGTCTACGACCTCTTGGTGGATCCCGCGGTGACCGTGGAGAACATCGTCCAGGTTTCGGAGTATGACGCCCTGGATGTGTTGGGCTCCAACATCTCACTGGCCAAGGCCGAGGCGAAATTGGTGGGGGAGTTCGACAGCCACTTCCGCCTCAAGGACAAGCTGGCATCGGTCCGGGATCTCTATGACTACATCGTCATCGACACCCCACCGACCCTGGGCATCCTGACCGTCAACGCCATGGTCGCCGGGACCCATCTCCTGGTTCCGATTCAGTCTTCGTATTACGCGCTGGAGGGGACCGACGACCTCCTGGACACCTTCGAGAAGATTCGAGCACGCCCCAATCCGGAGCTGAAGTTTCTGGGGGTCGTCATCACCCTCCACGACAAGCGGACCAACCTGGCCAAAGACGTCCGCAGTCAGATCCAGGATGTCTTCGGCGAGAAGGTCTTCGCGACCACCATCTCCAAGAGCGTGCGTCTCGAGGAGAGCCCCGCATACAAGCAAAGCATCTTCAGCTTCGCCCCCCAGTCGTCCGGCGCTGTGGAGTACTACAGCCTGTCGGAGGAGGTTATTAAACGTGTCTAA
- a CDS encoding bifunctional nuclease family protein, translating to MSIEMKIKGLMIDPVSNMPIIVLRSEDGNTVLPIWVGIFEANAIAIQMENIVSPRPMTHDLLKNVIDGLDAEIERVVITDLKENTFYATIHIRNRNGEGSLLVDARPSDAMALALRANAVIQVEETVLDKSTTDDSTSAQETERLRRWLETVDPEELGKYEM from the coding sequence GTCGATCGAGATGAAAATCAAGGGTCTGATGATTGACCCGGTCTCCAACATGCCCATCATCGTTCTCCGGAGCGAGGACGGGAACACGGTCCTGCCAATCTGGGTCGGGATTTTCGAGGCCAACGCCATCGCGATCCAGATGGAGAACATCGTTTCCCCGCGACCGATGACCCACGATCTCCTGAAGAACGTGATCGACGGCCTGGATGCGGAGATCGAGCGGGTGGTCATCACCGACCTGAAGGAAAACACCTTCTACGCGACCATCCACATCCGCAACCGGAACGGTGAGGGGTCGCTGCTTGTCGACGCCCGCCCCTCGGATGCGATGGCCCTGGCCCTGCGCGCGAACGCGGTCATCCAGGTCGAGGAGACGGTCCTAGACAAGTCCACGACCGACGACAGCACCAGCGCCCAGGAGACCGAGCGGCTTCGCCGCTGGCTGGAGACCGTCGACCCGGAGGAGTTGGGCAAGTACGAGATGTAG
- a CDS encoding ParB/RepB/Spo0J family partition protein, producing MTGLPEARRMRHDSHFVEEITSQRSESIGRMIDIRRVEPNPHQPRKEFGDLSEMVASVKEKGILEPILVRQHEGKYQIIAGERRYQAAKLSGLQRVPCIEVDVDSRGMLEISLIENLQRRDLTAFEEAAAIQRLCEQFRYTHEEIARKLGKSRTVVTEILSLNRLPEEIQDRCRQADITSKSMLLQIVRMETAEEMHRLIDKIAGEGLTREDARQYKREESSARRPRNFTYRYKPEGRDFQFTLTFKKPEVQRDEMIAALQGLLEQLSNEPDALVQPASTGRQRGDKAAAGPQDH from the coding sequence ATGACTGGCCTTCCGGAAGCTCGACGCATGCGGCATGACAGCCACTTCGTCGAGGAGATCACCTCTCAAAGAAGCGAGTCCATCGGACGGATGATCGACATCCGCCGGGTCGAACCGAACCCCCATCAGCCGCGAAAAGAGTTCGGCGACCTTTCGGAGATGGTAGCGTCGGTCAAAGAGAAGGGCATCCTGGAACCGATCCTTGTCCGCCAGCACGAGGGCAAATACCAGATCATCGCCGGCGAGCGACGCTACCAGGCGGCCAAGCTGTCGGGGCTCCAGCGGGTGCCCTGTATCGAGGTCGACGTAGACAGCCGGGGCATGCTCGAGATTTCGCTGATCGAGAATCTTCAACGACGAGACCTGACCGCGTTTGAGGAGGCCGCCGCCATCCAACGGCTATGCGAGCAGTTCCGTTACACCCACGAAGAGATCGCCCGCAAGCTGGGCAAGTCCCGGACGGTCGTGACGGAGATCCTCAGCCTCAATCGGCTGCCGGAGGAGATTCAAGACCGATGTCGGCAGGCCGACATTACGAGCAAGTCGATGCTGCTGCAGATCGTACGGATGGAGACCGCCGAGGAGATGCACCGACTGATCGACAAGATCGCCGGCGAGGGTCTCACTCGAGAGGACGCCAGACAGTACAAGCGTGAAGAGAGCTCGGCTCGACGGCCACGGAACTTCACCTATCGTTACAAACCCGAGGGTCGTGACTTTCAGTTCACGCTGACCTTCAAGAAGCCCGAGGTTCAGAGGGACGAGATGATCGCAGCGCTTCAGGGGCTTCTGGAGCAGCTGTCCAACGAACCCGACGCATTGGTCCAGCCGGCGTCGACAGGCCGACAGAGAGGCGACAAGGCAGCCGCCGGGCCCCAGGACCACTAG